One genomic window of Acidobacteriota bacterium includes the following:
- a CDS encoding oligosaccharide flippase family protein, protein MNPALIKNFASLAGAEMAAKVLTFAAFAYLARVAGPEGFGYIEFAAAAAMCAGLIVEQGFNPFGAREIAKTPERTGLLVSEIVLVRLLLALGMYTALVVFALVYGTAAMQTRLLLVYGLSLLAMPFLLQWVFQGHDRMPTVAAIQVIRQTVFAVMVFAMVRQSSQIWLAGVAETLGAAAAAVFGVWAYRQKLNGALRFRWRFSSQLLREGMTIGLSQIFWVLKMTGATLILGLIAAPEDVGYFGGAMRILMALHTFVWLYFFNLLPSMSRAWVANDRSFAALIARSLRFVTLISLIGAGVWVMVAPLAIRIVYGQKFAPAGTALQWFAGVCAVAAISGHYRFGLIAAGYQTAEMLTAMSGAIASVALIPVGYSLAGVGGAAAGLFAAEVVVWQSAWWFARQRLGLRGEPNSPREKLSEVTQ, encoded by the coding sequence ATGAATCCTGCGTTGATCAAAAACTTTGCGTCGTTGGCCGGAGCCGAAATGGCCGCGAAGGTGTTGACCTTTGCCGCGTTCGCCTACCTGGCGCGCGTGGCCGGGCCGGAAGGATTCGGGTACATCGAATTTGCAGCGGCCGCGGCGATGTGCGCTGGACTGATTGTCGAACAAGGCTTCAATCCCTTTGGCGCGCGCGAAATCGCCAAAACTCCGGAACGAACCGGGTTGCTGGTTTCCGAAATCGTGTTGGTGCGATTGCTGTTGGCTCTGGGAATGTATACGGCGTTGGTGGTGTTTGCACTGGTTTACGGCACGGCCGCGATGCAAACGCGATTGTTGTTGGTTTACGGATTGAGTTTGTTGGCGATGCCGTTTTTGTTGCAATGGGTTTTTCAGGGGCACGACCGCATGCCAACCGTCGCCGCGATTCAGGTTATCCGGCAAACGGTTTTTGCCGTGATGGTGTTTGCGATGGTTCGGCAAAGCTCGCAAATCTGGTTGGCGGGAGTCGCCGAAACTCTTGGCGCGGCTGCCGCTGCGGTGTTTGGCGTGTGGGCGTATCGGCAAAAATTGAATGGTGCGCTTCGATTCCGTTGGCGGTTTTCTTCGCAACTATTGCGCGAAGGCATGACCATCGGATTGAGCCAGATTTTCTGGGTGTTGAAGATGACCGGCGCAACGTTGATTCTGGGATTGATTGCCGCTCCGGAAGATGTTGGGTATTTCGGTGGCGCGATGCGGATTTTGATGGCGCTGCATACCTTCGTCTGGCTGTACTTTTTCAACCTGTTGCCTTCGATGTCGCGCGCGTGGGTGGCAAATGACAGATCGTTTGCTGCGTTGATTGCCCGGTCGTTGCGGTTCGTGACGCTTATTTCGTTGATTGGCGCGGGCGTCTGGGTGATGGTGGCTCCGTTGGCCATCAGGATTGTCTACGGGCAGAAATTCGCTCCGGCAGGAACGGCATTGCAATGGTTTGCGGGCGTTTGCGCCGTTGCGGCCATCAGTGGTCATTACCGTTTCGGATTGATTGCCGCAGGGTATCAAACTGCTGAAATGCTGACGGCGATGTCGGGCGCGATTGCTTCCGTGGCGTTGATTCCGGTTGGCTATTCCCTGGCGGGAGTTGGCGGCGCGGCTGCCGGATTGTTCGCGGCGGAAGTGGTGGTTTGGCAAAGCGCGTGGTGGTTTGCTCGGCAGCGGTTGGGGCTGCGCGGTGAACCGAACTCGCCCCGCGAGAAATTGTCGGAGGTGACACAGTGA